DNA from Kitasatospora herbaricolor:
GCCCTGGACCACCAGGGTCCGCACCGGCTCGGCGACGCCGTAGGCCACCACCCGCTCCCGGTCGTCGTCGCCGATCAGGCAGCCGCTCATCCCGCCCGCCACGGCCGCCGTGATCGCCAGCTTCGACCCGACCCGCAGCAGCATCCGACACTTCATGTGTCCCCCTCGGCCTCCCGGAGCGCCCCGGCTCCCGGGGCGGCGGCACCGAGCCTCCCCCGGCGACCCGCGCCACCGGATCCCCCGCCCGGGCGGTCTGCCCGCCTCCCCCGCACGAGGGATGCCCGGAGCCGGGACCGGCACCCGGGGCCACGGGCCCGGGCGTACGACGGCCCGGGCGTACGACGAAGGGCCCGGAGGCTGATGCCTCCGGGCCCTTCACCTGCAAGTAGCGGGGACAGGATTTGAACCTGCGACCTCTGGGTTATGAGCCCAGCGAGCTACCGAGCTGCTCCACCCCGCGTCGATGAACACGACACTACGCGACATCCGGCCCAGCGCCCAATCCATTTCCGCCGTCACGGGCCCGCGGCCCTCCCGCCGGCGGATACGATCACGCCGGCCGGCCCGGCCAGGGGACCGGTGGCCGGCCCCGAGGCCCAGGAGAGCACCGTCGAACAACTGCCACCGGCCGAGTACCTGCGGACGCTTCCGCACGGCACCCTGTTCGCCACCGCCCATCTGACGGACGAGGAGGGCAGCCCGCTGCTGCTGCGTTCCGTCTACGACCCGGAGGAGTGGCAACTCGTCGGCGGCAACCTGGACTTCGGCGAGGATCCCTGGGGCTGCGTCCGACGCGAGGCCCAGGATGAGACCGGTCTCGCGCTCCCCGAGGAGCCGGGCGCACTGCTGGCCGTGATCTTCGGCCCGCCGTCCGGGCCCTGGCCGTTCAAGGTCGGCCTGGTCTTCGACGGTGGCACCCTGACCGGCCGTCGGATCGCCGAGATCCGGCTCGACCCCGAGGAGCACACCGAACTCCGCGTGCTGCCGCTGGCACGGTGGCGACCGGTGCTGGCGCCGCGCCGCCGCTCGATCGTCGAGGCGGCGGCCGAGGCCCGCCGCACCGGCCGGACCGCCTACCTCCACCTCGGCGGGCCCGCCGCGACTTCCCGTCCCGGCAACGCGAAGGGCCCGGAGGCTGA
Protein-coding regions in this window:
- a CDS encoding NUDIX domain-containing protein, which codes for MAGPEAQESTVEQLPPAEYLRTLPHGTLFATAHLTDEEGSPLLLRSVYDPEEWQLVGGNLDFGEDPWGCVRREAQDETGLALPEEPGALLAVIFGPPSGPWPFKVGLVFDGGTLTGRRIAEIRLDPEEHTELRVLPLARWRPVLAPRRRSIVEAAAEARRTGRTAYLHLGGPAATSRPGNAKGPEADASGPFTCK